One region of Juglans microcarpa x Juglans regia isolate MS1-56 chromosome 7S, Jm3101_v1.0, whole genome shotgun sequence genomic DNA includes:
- the LOC121241371 gene encoding vesicle-associated protein 1-2-like, with translation MSTGELLNIEPQELQFPFELRKQISCSLQLSNKTDNHVAFKVKTTNPKKYCVRPNTGIVLPRSTCDVTVTMQAQKEAPPDMQCKDKFLLQSVVASPGATVKEITPEMFNKESGHNVEESKLRVVYVAPPRPPSPVREGSEEGSSPRASVSDNGNPNASEFTLASRAFVERHEPQETSSEARALLSKLTEEKNSAVQQNNKLQQELELLRREATKRHGGIPLLYVLLVGLVGIVLGYLMKKT, from the exons ATGAGTACCGGCGAGCTTCTCAACATCGAGCCTCAAGAGCTCCAATTCCCTT ttgagttgaGGAAGCAGATCTCGTGCTCTCTGCAGTTGTCTAATAAGACCGATAACCATGTGGCTTTCAAG GTGAAGACGACAAATCCAAAGAAGTACTGTGTGAGACCCAATACTGGAATTGTGTTACCGAGGTCTACCTGCGATGTTACAG TTACAATGCAAGCTCAAAAGGAGGCCCCGCCCGATATGCAATGCAAGGACAAGTTTCTGCTCCAAAGCGTGGTTGCAAGCCCCGGAGCAACTGTGAAGGAGATAACCCCAGAAATG TTCAACAAGGAGTCAGGGCATAATGTCGAGGAGAGCAAATTGAGGGTTGTTTATGTTGCTCCACCTCGACCTCCATCTCCGGTTCGAGAAGGGTCAGAAGAAGGTTCTTCACCAAGGGCTTCAGTATCTGATAATGGGAATCCCAATGCTTCTGAATTTACACTT GCTTCGAGAGCATTTGTGGAGCGACATGAGCCTCAAGAAACCTCGTCTGag GCAAGAGCTCTTCTATCAAAGCTGACCGAGGAGAAAAATTCTGCCGTTCAGCAAAATAACAAGCTTCAGCAAGAACTG GAGCTCTTGAGGCGTGAAGCCACCAAAAGGCATGGTGGTATCCCGCTTTTATATGTGCTTCTCGTTGGCTTGGTCGGCATCGTGTTGGGGTACCTTATGAAGAAGACATGA
- the LOC121241578 gene encoding SPX domain-containing protein 3-like: protein MKFGKQLKQQMRGTLPGWRDKFLSYKLLKQLVKQISSPTLSNWSQVEYGVAEKEFVCLLNSEIEKFNTFFMEQEEDFVIRHKELQQRIQRVIDTWGPNGSRPLESRQKEEMAKIRKDIVDFHGEMVLLVNYSNVNYTGVAKILKKYDKRTGGVLRLPFIQKVLQQPFFTTDLISKLVKECESTIDVVFPVEDEEETRAAIIVAGEGIFRNTVAALQSMQEIRRGSSTYGHFSLPPLNLPDSELIWSFQLNSPILTV from the exons ATGAAGTTTGGGAAGCAGCTTAAACAACAAATGCGGGGAACATTGCCCGGGTGGAGGGACAAGTTCTTGTCGTACAAGTTGTTGAAGCAGCTTGTCAAGCAGATATCTTCCCCGACGTTGTCGAATTGGTCCCAGGTCGAGTATGGGGTTGCAGAGAAGGAATTCGTGTGCTTGTTGAACAGTGAGATCGAGAAGTTCAACACTTTCTTCATGGAACAGGAGGAGGATTTCGTTATCCGGCACAAG GAGCTGCAACAAAGGATCCAAAGGGTGATTGATACATGGGGGCCGAATGGGAGTCGGCCTTTAGAGTCACGGCAGAAAGAGGAGATGGCAAAAATCAGAAAAGACATCGTTGATTTTCATGGTGAAATGGTGCTTTTAGTTAACTACAGCAATGTCAATTACACAG GGGTGGCCAAGATCTTGAAGAAGTATGACAAGAGAACAGGTGGCGTTTTGCGTTTGCCATTCATCCAGAAGGTATTGCAGCAGCCCTTTTTCACAACAGATCTAATCTCAAAACTCGTGAAGGAATGCGAAAGCACCATAGATGTAGTATTCCCAGTTGAGGATGAAGAGGAGACTAGAGCAGCAATAATAGTTGCAGGAGAAGGGATTTTCAGGAATACTGTTGCAGCCCTGCAAAGCATGCAAGAGATCAGAAGAGGAAGCTCTACTTATGGTCACTTTTCTCTGCCTCCTTTGAATTTGCCAGATTCAGAGCTCATTTGGTCATTCCAACTCAATTCTCCCATTCTCACTGTCTAA